The following proteins come from a genomic window of Edaphobacter sp. 4G125:
- a CDS encoding sugar phosphate isomerase/epimerase family protein — MPCMTSNISRRSLLSGGTMLAASSLLSNSAISFAAPSPPSSPIRLGIASYTFRKFDQAHLIEFMKELKTPYLNLKDVHLPMTPADQVAPRAAEYRAAGLTLTAAGTITFNKDDDDDIRPKFEYVKAAGIPIIVAAPTHQVLPRLEKFVKEYNIKLAIHNHGPEDKNFPSPFDVLDAVKNLDPRIGCCIDVGHTMRTGTDPVAAIKKVGSRVHDIHMKDLAQSKVKESQVAVGDGLMPVRGIFQALIGIGYKGNVDLEYEIMENDPMPGVIKSFAYMRGVIAGMGLNA, encoded by the coding sequence ATGCCCTGCATGACGTCAAACATCTCGCGCCGCAGCCTCCTGAGTGGCGGAACTATGCTCGCCGCCTCGTCGCTTCTCTCCAACTCTGCCATCTCCTTCGCTGCACCTTCCCCCCCTTCATCTCCTATCCGACTAGGCATCGCCAGTTACACTTTTCGCAAATTCGATCAGGCTCATCTCATCGAGTTTATGAAAGAGCTCAAGACGCCCTATCTCAATCTGAAAGATGTTCATCTACCTATGACTCCGGCTGACCAGGTCGCACCACGCGCTGCCGAGTACCGCGCCGCAGGCCTGACTCTCACTGCCGCTGGAACCATTACTTTCAACAAAGATGATGACGACGACATCCGCCCCAAATTCGAGTACGTCAAGGCCGCCGGAATCCCCATCATCGTTGCCGCTCCCACGCATCAGGTCCTTCCTCGTCTCGAAAAATTCGTAAAGGAATACAACATCAAGCTCGCCATCCACAACCATGGTCCGGAAGACAAGAACTTCCCTTCGCCTTTTGACGTCCTTGATGCTGTCAAGAATCTAGATCCACGCATCGGCTGCTGTATCGACGTCGGCCACACCATGCGTACCGGAACTGACCCTGTTGCAGCCATCAAGAAGGTTGGCTCTCGTGTCCACGACATCCACATGAAGGATCTCGCGCAGAGCAAGGTTAAGGAGTCTCAGGTTGCTGTCGGTGACGGTCTCATGCCCGTCCGCGGCATCTTCCAGGCGCTCATCGGCATCGGCTACAAGGGCAATGTAGACCTTGAGTACGAGATCATGGAAAACGATCCCATGCCCGGAGTCATCAAGAGCTTCGCCTACATGCGCGGCGTCATCGCCGGCATGGGCCTCAACGCTTGA